From the Gramella sp. Hel_I_59 genome, one window contains:
- a CDS encoding alpha/beta hydrolase — protein sequence MSTLETTTEVKGQPINLYYEDYGEGKPVILIHGWPLSHRMWEYQIESIVEAGFRCIAYDRRGFGASDKPWTGYDYDSLAKDLNDLITKLDLTDATIVGFSMGGGEVARYIANYGTSKLSKAALISAVPPFMLKTDDNPDGLDAETFEGFKKNLRKDRPGFLSEFGDQFLNFEDNSDRISEDMAHYYWSIGCQASPNATLECVDSFGKTDFREDLKKFDIPTLVVHGTADQVVPIEMSGKKSAEMIANSEYHEVMDAPHGLVLTHTAEFNRLLVDFLKK from the coding sequence ATGAGTACATTAGAAACTACAACTGAAGTTAAGGGGCAACCTATTAATTTATATTATGAAGACTATGGTGAAGGTAAACCGGTAATTTTAATTCACGGTTGGCCATTAAGTCATAGAATGTGGGAATACCAAATAGAATCTATCGTTGAGGCAGGATTTAGATGTATTGCCTACGATCGTAGAGGTTTTGGAGCAAGTGATAAGCCTTGGACTGGATATGATTATGATTCGCTGGCGAAGGATTTAAATGATCTAATTACTAAATTAGACCTTACAGATGCTACGATTGTCGGTTTTTCAATGGGTGGAGGGGAAGTAGCCCGCTATATCGCAAACTACGGAACTTCTAAATTGAGTAAAGCAGCATTAATTTCGGCGGTGCCACCATTTATGCTGAAGACTGATGATAATCCTGATGGTTTGGATGCAGAGACATTTGAAGGTTTCAAAAAGAATCTTAGAAAAGATCGTCCCGGATTTTTATCAGAATTTGGAGACCAATTCCTGAATTTCGAAGACAATTCAGATCGAATTAGTGAAGATATGGCGCACTATTACTGGTCTATAGGATGTCAGGCATCACCGAATGCAACTTTGGAATGTGTAGACTCTTTCGGAAAAACAGATTTTAGAGAAGATCTGAAGAAATTTGATATTCCTACGCTAGTTGTTCATGGTACCGCAGATCAAGTAGTACCTATTGAAATGTCTGGAAAAAAGAGTGCTGAAATGATAGCAAATAGTGAATACCACGAGGTGATGGATGCTCCTCACGGTCTTGTTCTGACTCACACTGCAGAGTTTAACAGATTACTCGTAGATTTTCTTAAGAAGTAA
- a CDS encoding OmpA family protein — protein MKKIMLMSATAALLLSSCVSQKKYNELETKQRETQDQLNTATVKLNSCLDEKERLNSQVANLNNTNAALLNNVGNLATLSKKEAENMERSLESIKEKDLAIRSMQDAMNKKDSVTLALVTSLKGALGNLNDEDIEINVEKGVVYVSISDKLLFDSGRYNVTSRAKEVLGKVATVVNNKPNIEFMVEGHTDDKAISTSMFEDNWDLSVKRATSVVRVLQDEFGVEPARMTAAGRSYYVPLASNETAEGRAKNRRTRIVVLPKLDQFYSMIEDGMEKASSQSN, from the coding sequence ATGAAAAAAATCATGCTAATGTCGGCTACTGCGGCCCTTTTGCTATCTTCATGTGTTTCACAGAAAAAATACAATGAACTCGAAACAAAACAACGTGAAACTCAGGATCAATTAAATACTGCTACAGTAAAATTGAACTCTTGTCTTGATGAAAAAGAGCGTCTAAATAGCCAGGTTGCAAACTTAAATAATACAAATGCTGCGTTATTGAACAACGTTGGGAACTTAGCAACTCTTTCTAAGAAAGAAGCTGAGAACATGGAACGTTCTTTGGAAAGTATCAAAGAAAAGGACCTTGCAATTCGTTCTATGCAAGATGCAATGAACAAGAAAGATTCTGTAACTCTTGCTCTAGTAACCAGTCTTAAAGGAGCTCTTGGTAACCTTAACGATGAGGATATCGAGATCAATGTTGAAAAAGGTGTTGTATACGTATCTATTTCAGACAAATTACTTTTCGATAGTGGTCGTTACAACGTAACATCTCGTGCGAAAGAAGTTCTTGGTAAAGTAGCTACTGTTGTAAACAACAAGCCAAATATCGAATTTATGGTAGAAGGTCATACAGATGACAAAGCTATTAGCACTTCTATGTTCGAAGATAACTGGGATCTAAGTGTGAAACGTGCAACTTCTGTAGTACGTGTTCTTCAGGATGAGTTTGGTGTTGAGCCAGCGCGTATGACTGCTGCAGGTAGATCTTACTATGTACCACTTGCAAGCAACGAAACTGCTGAAGGTCGTGCTAAGAACCGTAGAACAAGAATTGTTGTTCTTCCTAAACTTGATCAATTCTACAGTATGATCGAAGATGGAATGGAGAAAGCTAGTTCTCAGTCTAACTAA
- a CDS encoding glycosyltransferase family 2 protein, with translation MNIAVVILNWNGKDLLKKFLPSVIKNSEEAQIYVADNNSTDESVAILKSSFPEVHIIQNKSNNGYAGGYNEALKSVSEEIIILLNSDVKVTSNWLVPILEIFQNEPDVAAIQPKILDYKKKDHFEYAGAAGGYLDQFGYPFCRGRIFQKMEEDKGQYDDNHEIFWASGACFAIRNSVYQEAGGLDEDFFAHQEEIDLCWRIQNMGYRIKYTADSVVYHVGGATLSSMDPKKTYYNFRNGLFLLLKNLRSTDLLPILFGRMILDGVAALKFLSEGKVDHFTAILKAHGSFYSSLNKIRKKRPDQFKIERYYELRSIVYQHFILKKARYGELEK, from the coding sequence ATGAATATAGCTGTAGTTATCCTCAACTGGAACGGGAAAGATCTGTTGAAAAAATTCCTGCCTTCGGTTATTAAAAATTCTGAAGAGGCGCAGATCTACGTAGCCGATAATAATTCTACAGATGAATCTGTAGCGATATTAAAGAGCAGCTTCCCAGAGGTGCATATTATTCAGAATAAGTCGAATAATGGTTATGCTGGCGGATATAACGAGGCTTTAAAGTCCGTTTCCGAAGAAATTATCATTTTACTGAATAGTGATGTGAAGGTGACCAGCAACTGGCTAGTTCCTATACTTGAAATCTTTCAAAATGAACCAGATGTGGCGGCAATTCAGCCAAAAATACTGGATTACAAGAAAAAGGATCATTTTGAATATGCCGGTGCAGCCGGTGGATATCTTGATCAATTTGGATATCCTTTCTGCCGGGGAAGGATCTTTCAGAAAATGGAGGAAGATAAAGGACAGTATGATGATAACCATGAAATCTTCTGGGCTTCAGGTGCCTGCTTTGCCATTAGAAATTCAGTTTACCAGGAAGCTGGCGGACTCGACGAAGACTTCTTCGCTCACCAAGAAGAAATAGATCTTTGCTGGAGAATTCAGAATATGGGATATCGAATAAAATATACAGCAGATTCTGTCGTTTACCACGTAGGTGGAGCGACCTTATCAAGTATGGATCCCAAAAAAACCTATTATAATTTTAGAAATGGTCTTTTTTTACTGCTGAAAAACCTTAGATCGACAGATTTACTCCCAATATTATTTGGAAGAATGATCCTTGACGGAGTTGCTGCTCTGAAGTTTTTAAGCGAAGGAAAAGTGGATCATTTTACGGCAATTTTAAAAGCTCATGGCAGCTTCTATTCATCATTAAACAAGATTAGGAAAAAGCGTCCTGATCAATTTAAAATTGAGCGATATTATGAATTGCGTTCTATTGTGTATCAACATTTTATCCTTAAAAAGGCACGCTATGGTGAACTGGAAAAATAA
- a CDS encoding type I restriction enzyme HsdR N-terminal domain-containing protein, translated as MQKLNFPSYSFRFKNNQNKVAVFDDLRKKFIILTPEEWVRQHTVKFLEKEKNYPVSLINVEKQLKIAGLTKRYDVVVFEPKGNIHIIVECKAPKIKITQDTFDQIARYNLSLKANYLMVTNGIEHYFCQMDYEKETYIFLTELPEYQRA; from the coding sequence ATGCAGAAGCTGAATTTCCCATCCTACTCATTTCGGTTCAAAAATAATCAAAATAAAGTAGCTGTTTTTGACGATCTACGGAAAAAGTTTATCATCCTTACACCTGAAGAATGGGTACGTCAGCATACTGTGAAGTTTCTGGAAAAAGAGAAAAATTATCCGGTAAGTCTTATCAATGTTGAAAAGCAATTAAAGATCGCCGGTCTCACCAAAAGGTATGATGTGGTTGTGTTCGAGCCAAAAGGGAATATCCATATTATCGTGGAATGTAAAGCACCAAAAATTAAAATCACCCAGGACACGTTCGACCAGATCGCCAGGTATAACCTGAGCTTAAAGGCAAATTATTTGATGGTAACTAATGGAATCGAACATTACTTTTGCCAGATGGATTATGAAAAGGAAACTTATATTTTTCTAACCGAATTACCGGAATATCAACGAGCATGA
- the holA gene encoding DNA polymerase III subunit delta produces MDEARKIVNEIKQGDIKPIYFLMGEETFYIDGISNYIADNLLSEEEKGFNQMTLYGRDTNIEEIVSNAKRYPMMAERQVIIVKEAQDLSRTIEKLADYAENPQPTTVLVMCYKYKKIDKRRKLHKTIAKTGLIFESKRLYENQVGDWIMKTMKSRGYSISPKASQMLVEFLGTDLGKIDNELQKLQLICKKETLISPEIIEENIGISKDFNNFELRKAIGERDNLKAHRIINYFAQNPKDNPLVVTISLLFSYFSQILQYHGLNDKSKGAVSKQLKISPYFVGDYITAARNFPMKKVSKVISDLHETDVKSKGVGAANVSQGDLLKELLVKIMN; encoded by the coding sequence ATGGACGAAGCCAGAAAAATTGTAAACGAGATCAAACAAGGTGATATCAAACCTATCTATTTCCTGATGGGTGAGGAAACCTTCTATATCGACGGAATTTCGAATTATATCGCAGACAATCTTCTTTCCGAAGAGGAAAAGGGGTTTAATCAAATGACCCTCTACGGAAGAGATACGAATATCGAGGAGATCGTGAGTAACGCCAAGCGGTATCCAATGATGGCTGAAAGGCAGGTGATTATTGTAAAAGAAGCTCAGGATCTTTCCAGAACGATCGAGAAACTTGCAGATTACGCTGAAAATCCTCAGCCAACCACAGTACTGGTGATGTGCTATAAATATAAGAAGATCGATAAGCGCCGGAAGCTGCATAAAACCATTGCGAAAACTGGTCTTATTTTCGAAAGTAAACGACTTTATGAGAACCAGGTGGGAGATTGGATCATGAAGACGATGAAAAGTCGGGGATACTCCATTTCTCCAAAAGCTTCTCAAATGCTTGTTGAATTCCTGGGAACAGATCTCGGAAAGATCGATAACGAACTTCAAAAGCTTCAGCTTATTTGCAAGAAGGAAACGCTTATTAGTCCGGAGATTATTGAAGAAAATATCGGGATTAGCAAAGATTTCAACAATTTCGAATTGCGTAAGGCGATTGGAGAAAGAGATAATTTAAAGGCGCATAGAATAATCAATTATTTTGCTCAGAACCCTAAAGACAATCCACTGGTAGTGACCATTAGTCTGCTATTTTCATATTTTTCCCAGATCCTGCAATACCATGGTCTCAATGACAAATCCAAAGGAGCGGTTTCCAAACAACTAAAGATTAGTCCTTATTTTGTGGGTGATTATATCACCGCCGCGAGAAATTTTCCAATGAAAAAAGTAAGTAAGGTGATTAGCGATCTGCACGAAACTGATGTGAAAAGTAAAGGTGTAGGCGCTGCAAATGTTTCTCAGGGAGATCTTCTTAAAGAACTTCTTGTAAAAATTATGAACTAA
- the menA gene encoding 1,4-dihydroxy-2-naphthoate octaprenyltransferase, whose protein sequence is MSKFSTWVGAARLRTLPLSISGIIVGSSIAAQQGQFNLAIFSLALGTTLGLQILSNFANDYGDGVKGTDNEDRIGPMRALQSGIITQKEMLRAMVITAVATFILAVLLIYASFEDENWIPALVFLMLGIGAIVAAIKYTVGNSAYGYRGRGDIFVFIFFGLVAVYGSYFLYTHNHNFVSFFPAVAIGFLSVAVLNLNNLRDRISDAKAGKNTLVVKLGERKAKNYHYLLIIGALFFMLIYSAMVSRELDDYMYLLGFMPLIFHLMRVDKNENPKDLDPELKIVALSTFGISILFGIGLVL, encoded by the coding sequence ATGAGCAAATTTTCAACCTGGGTTGGTGCGGCAAGGCTGAGAACACTTCCATTATCCATTTCAGGGATAATTGTAGGAAGTAGTATCGCTGCGCAACAGGGGCAGTTCAACCTCGCAATTTTTAGTCTCGCTCTGGGAACTACTCTTGGTTTACAGATCCTTTCTAACTTTGCTAATGATTATGGTGACGGAGTAAAAGGAACCGACAATGAGGACCGGATTGGGCCCATGCGTGCCTTACAAAGCGGGATCATCACTCAGAAGGAAATGCTTCGAGCCATGGTTATTACCGCGGTTGCAACTTTTATTCTGGCTGTATTACTGATCTATGCTTCTTTCGAAGACGAAAACTGGATCCCTGCACTGGTGTTTTTGATGCTGGGAATAGGTGCTATCGTCGCTGCGATCAAATACACGGTAGGAAATTCTGCTTATGGATATCGAGGTAGAGGAGATATTTTTGTTTTTATATTTTTTGGACTGGTTGCCGTCTATGGTAGCTACTTTTTATATACACATAATCACAACTTTGTAAGCTTCTTTCCGGCAGTAGCGATTGGTTTTTTGAGTGTCGCGGTTCTCAATCTTAATAATCTTCGGGATAGAATTTCAGATGCGAAAGCTGGTAAAAATACGCTGGTGGTGAAGTTGGGGGAACGCAAAGCCAAGAATTACCATTACCTGCTAATTATTGGAGCTTTGTTCTTTATGTTGATCTATTCAGCAATGGTTTCCAGGGAACTGGATGATTATATGTATTTGCTAGGTTTTATGCCACTTATCTTCCATTTGATGCGCGTGGATAAGAATGAGAATCCTAAAGATCTGGATCCCGAGCTAAAGATAGTGGCGCTTTCAACATTTGGTATCTCTATACTATTTGGTATAGGACTTGTTCTGTAA
- a CDS encoding metal-dependent hydrolase, producing the protein MKVTFYGQNSLALEIGNKHIIVDPFITGNDLSKDKVDIKELKADYILLTHAHEDHVLDAEAIAKNTGAKIVSNYEIANHYGDKGFEVHPMNHGGSWDFDFGRVKYVNALHTSSFPDGKYGGQPGGFVIETDSGNIYIAGDTALTLDMKLIPMRTKIDLAVLPIGDNFTMGVEDAIIASDFIECNRILGCHYDTFGFIEIDHDDAKKKFAAKGKDLLLLDIGESVEV; encoded by the coding sequence ATGAAAGTTACATTTTACGGACAGAATTCGCTTGCTCTCGAGATTGGAAATAAACATATTATCGTAGATCCTTTTATTACCGGAAACGATCTCTCCAAGGATAAAGTAGATATTAAAGAATTAAAGGCTGATTACATTTTGCTAACCCATGCGCACGAAGATCATGTGCTGGATGCTGAAGCGATCGCTAAAAATACGGGCGCCAAGATTGTGAGTAACTACGAGATCGCTAATCATTATGGAGATAAAGGCTTTGAGGTACATCCCATGAACCATGGTGGTAGCTGGGATTTTGACTTCGGAAGAGTTAAATATGTGAATGCTTTGCATACCAGTTCATTTCCCGATGGCAAGTATGGAGGACAACCCGGCGGTTTTGTGATCGAAACTGATAGCGGGAATATTTATATCGCCGGTGACACAGCTTTGACGCTCGACATGAAATTGATACCCATGAGAACTAAAATTGATCTTGCTGTTCTTCCAATTGGCGACAACTTTACCATGGGTGTGGAAGATGCGATCATCGCCAGTGATTTCATCGAATGTAATCGTATCCTTGGATGTCATTATGATACCTTCGGCTTTATTGAAATCGACCATGATGATGCTAAAAAGAAATTTGCCGCCAAGGGTAAAGATCTTTTACTGCTCGATATTGGTGAATCTGTTGAAGTATAG
- a CDS encoding o-succinylbenzoate synthase, with protein MKASYKRYLLEFKRPSGTSRGVLTEKETWFLKIEDNERYGIGECGILRSLSYDDRPDYEDKLHWVCENINLGKEMLWEELREFPSIQFGVEMAFRSLDSSTLFELFPSEFTQGKDHIPINGLIWMGDKEFMKKQISEKIDQGFRCIKLKIGAIDFETEIELLKSIRENFSAESMELRVDANGAFHPTEALQKLERLSKFDLHSIEQPIKQGQIPEMTQLCSKTPIPIALDEELIGVTDVTEKAKLIQTIQPQYAIYKPSLIGGMKGTQEWIDICEANQVKWWITSALESNVGLNAIAQWTYTLNTDLPQGLGTGGLYTNNFTSPLLVQNGKIQYDPQVNWDFKF; from the coding sequence ATGAAAGCTTCTTACAAACGATACCTTTTAGAATTCAAACGCCCCAGTGGAACTTCCCGGGGCGTTCTTACTGAAAAAGAAACGTGGTTCCTGAAGATCGAGGATAATGAACGTTACGGTATAGGCGAATGTGGAATTCTAAGATCATTAAGTTATGATGATCGTCCAGATTACGAGGATAAACTTCATTGGGTTTGTGAAAATATCAACCTGGGAAAGGAAATGCTATGGGAAGAATTACGCGAATTCCCCAGTATCCAGTTCGGAGTTGAAATGGCGTTTCGCAGCCTCGATTCAAGCACTCTTTTCGAATTATTTCCTTCGGAATTTACTCAGGGAAAGGATCACATTCCAATTAACGGACTCATATGGATGGGTGACAAGGAATTTATGAAAAAACAAATTTCAGAAAAGATCGACCAGGGTTTTCGTTGTATTAAACTGAAAATTGGGGCGATAGATTTCGAAACTGAAATTGAATTGCTGAAATCTATTCGGGAAAATTTTTCCGCAGAATCCATGGAGTTAAGGGTAGATGCAAACGGAGCTTTTCATCCAACAGAAGCCTTGCAGAAATTAGAGCGGCTTTCAAAATTCGACCTTCATAGCATTGAACAGCCAATCAAGCAAGGCCAAATACCGGAAATGACTCAGTTATGCTCAAAGACGCCAATTCCAATTGCACTCGACGAAGAATTGATAGGAGTCACAGATGTAACAGAAAAGGCTAAACTGATACAAACTATACAACCACAATATGCCATTTACAAACCAAGTTTGATCGGTGGAATGAAAGGCACACAGGAATGGATCGATATCTGTGAAGCCAACCAGGTGAAATGGTGGATCACCAGCGCACTGGAAAGCAATGTAGGACTCAATGCAATCGCGCAGTGGACTTACACGCTGAATACAGATCTTCCGCAAGGTTTGGGAACTGGTGGTTTGTATACAAATAACTTTACCAGTCCATTGCTGGTGCAGAATGGTAAAATTCAATATGATCCTCAGGTAAACTGGGATTTTAAATTTTAA
- a CDS encoding CPBP family intramembrane glutamic endopeptidase has protein sequence MFIAQAFKYEHSFWRYLVIPILFFGLMSLNYVAVEMLDLDVNEMMRQQIESKGSNRVLFENLLSFLVFLAGLLLWVKYVHKQPIKTLTTSREKVDWSRFWFAFALVAVFNIGITVLDYYSNPQDYVFNFQWEPFLYLLLISVFLIPIQTSFEEYFFRGYLMQGIGVLAKNRWIPLVLTSVVFGGLHYFNPEVTKLGNIIMIYYIGTGFMLGIMTLMDEGMELALGFHAANNLITALLVTADWTAFQTNSILKDVSEPSAGWDVLIPVLIIYPIFLFIFARKYKWNNWSEKLFGRVKRPEIVTIT, from the coding sequence ATGTTTATAGCGCAAGCGTTCAAATACGAACATTCTTTCTGGAGATATCTCGTGATTCCGATTCTGTTTTTTGGGTTAATGTCCCTTAATTATGTAGCGGTTGAAATGCTGGATCTGGATGTGAATGAAATGATGCGGCAACAAATTGAAAGTAAAGGTTCCAACAGGGTGCTTTTCGAGAATCTGTTATCATTCCTTGTGTTTCTTGCCGGGCTCTTGCTTTGGGTTAAATATGTTCATAAACAGCCAATTAAAACCCTGACCACCAGTCGCGAAAAAGTGGACTGGAGTAGATTCTGGTTTGCCTTTGCTCTGGTTGCTGTTTTCAACATCGGGATTACTGTTCTGGATTATTATTCGAATCCGCAGGATTATGTCTTTAATTTTCAATGGGAACCATTTTTATATCTTCTTTTGATTTCAGTTTTTCTGATTCCTATTCAAACGAGTTTTGAGGAATATTTCTTCAGAGGCTATTTGATGCAGGGCATAGGTGTGCTTGCTAAAAACAGGTGGATCCCTTTGGTGCTTACTTCTGTGGTTTTTGGTGGATTGCATTATTTTAATCCTGAAGTAACCAAACTGGGTAACATAATTATGATCTATTATATTGGAACTGGTTTTATGCTTGGGATCATGACTTTGATGGATGAGGGAATGGAGCTTGCTTTAGGATTTCATGCTGCGAATAATTTAATTACAGCCTTACTTGTTACTGCCGACTGGACTGCATTCCAGACGAATTCTATCTTAAAGGATGTCTCAGAACCATCTGCAGGCTGGGATGTGTTGATTCCTGTTTTAATCATATACCCGATCTTCCTTTTCATCTTTGCCAGGAAATATAAATGGAATAACTGGTCTGAAAAGCTCTTCGGAAGAGTGAAAAGACCTGAAATTGTAACAATTACTTAG
- a CDS encoding AMP-binding protein: protein MNNNYKIPETHPDFRLNKRHFTNAELKHIAYSYIKEGEPFEQQIGNFLLDWLKPTDYIEVHTSGSTGKPKKIRLIKEHMINSALATSKFFKLPNHTKALLCLPVDYIAGKMMLVRAMFLGWDLDSVPPSSNPFDQLFKVYDFSAMTPFQLDNSIGRLHLVKKLIIGGGAVSPRLRKMLVDIDTRIYETYGMTETCSHIAAKRLNPTKKKVSNAFKLLPNVSITKDDRDCLVIKAPKVLDEEIVTNDVVEIVTYKKFIWKGRYDNVINSGGIKIFPEEIERKINKKLDHRFFITSMPDDALGEKVVMFVEDDFSEERLTELREMVENMKSLGKYEKPRKIYLIAKFEETPNGKIHRENTAKSKVA from the coding sequence ATGAATAACAATTACAAGATTCCTGAAACTCACCCTGACTTTAGGTTGAATAAACGGCACTTCACAAATGCCGAATTGAAGCATATCGCTTATAGTTATATCAAGGAAGGTGAGCCGTTTGAACAGCAAATTGGTAATTTCCTGCTTGACTGGTTAAAACCGACAGATTATATAGAAGTACATACTTCGGGGTCTACGGGAAAACCCAAAAAGATCAGGCTTATCAAGGAGCACATGATCAACTCTGCACTGGCGACTTCAAAATTCTTTAAACTTCCTAATCATACCAAAGCATTATTATGTCTTCCTGTAGATTATATAGCTGGGAAAATGATGCTGGTAAGAGCAATGTTTTTAGGTTGGGACCTGGACTCGGTTCCACCATCTTCAAATCCTTTCGATCAGCTATTCAAGGTCTATGATTTTTCAGCCATGACTCCATTTCAGCTGGATAACTCGATAGGAAGGCTTCATCTGGTGAAAAAACTTATTATTGGTGGAGGAGCAGTTTCACCGAGATTACGAAAAATGCTGGTAGATATAGATACCCGGATTTACGAAACCTACGGAATGACGGAAACCTGTAGTCATATAGCCGCAAAACGTTTGAATCCTACGAAGAAGAAAGTATCAAATGCCTTCAAATTATTACCGAATGTAAGTATCACTAAAGATGACCGCGATTGTCTTGTGATCAAAGCTCCAAAAGTACTGGACGAGGAAATTGTGACTAACGATGTTGTAGAGATCGTTACTTATAAAAAGTTTATCTGGAAAGGGAGATATGATAATGTGATCAATTCCGGAGGAATAAAGATCTTTCCTGAAGAAATAGAACGTAAGATCAATAAGAAACTGGATCATAGATTTTTTATCACTTCAATGCCAGACGATGCTCTGGGCGAAAAAGTTGTCATGTTCGTGGAAGATGATTTTTCCGAAGAAAGACTCACGGAGCTTAGGGAAATGGTCGAGAATATGAAATCGCTTGGGAAATATGAGAAACCAAGAAAGATCTATTTGATCGCTAAATTCGAAGAAACTCCGAACGGTAAGATTCACCGTGAAAATACAGCTAAAAGTAAAGTGGCTTAA
- a CDS encoding CIA30 family protein: MIRTALIILILFNVNEKLIFDFNSDTKISDWVVVEDRVMGGRSNAEIHLTDEGHAKFSGKVSLENNGGFASVRHRLNVEGVKNFSKAVIRLKGDGKNYQFRLKNKSNDRHSYIQEFSTNGEWQEIELDLAKMYPGFRGRKLDIPNWDHDIIQEITFLIGNKKNEEFSLLIDYIRLK; this comes from the coding sequence ATGATTAGAACTGCTCTTATCATTTTAATTCTGTTCAATGTGAATGAAAAACTAATATTCGATTTTAATTCTGATACCAAAATCAGTGACTGGGTGGTAGTGGAAGATCGCGTCATGGGTGGTAGATCCAATGCTGAGATTCATCTTACCGATGAAGGCCATGCTAAATTTAGTGGTAAAGTTTCGCTTGAAAACAATGGAGGTTTTGCTTCAGTACGACATCGATTAAATGTTGAAGGAGTAAAGAATTTCAGTAAAGCAGTAATCAGGCTTAAAGGCGATGGTAAGAATTATCAATTCCGACTCAAGAATAAATCAAATGATCGTCACTCCTATATACAGGAATTCTCTACCAATGGTGAATGGCAGGAAATTGAGCTTGACTTAGCAAAAATGTACCCTGGGTTTCGAGGCAGAAAATTAGATATTCCCAACTGGGACCATGATATCATACAGGAAATCACCTTTCTTATTGGTAATAAGAAAAATGAAGAATTCAGTTTATTAATAGATTATATTCGACTGAAATAA
- a CDS encoding M24 family metallopeptidase yields MRYLLGFILCMLTFSAHTQILSEKDRASVRDEILAERFDKLLPVLMDRAEVDMWVIISREYNEDPVMKTMLPSTWLNARRRTMLVFSRKGDSIEKLAVARYNIGDAIKSAWDKEKQPDQWKALADIISSRNPEKIGINISDNYGLADGLVKTDYEELLKSLPQEYHSRLISAEDLAVGWIETRTLKEMLLFSSLVELTHELIEEAFSTQVIEPGVTTTDDVVWWLRQKVTDLGLETWFHPTVDIQRSNEQLVDHITAFSDENRSDIILKGDLLHCDFGISYLGLNTDCQQMAYVLQDTETEAPQFLQKALTKGNRLQDILTENFKTGITGNEILAASLEKAKAEGLKPSIYTHPLGLYGHSAGPTIGMWDQQGGVPGTGDYPLYEDTAYAIELNTEVNIPEWDKDIRIMLEEAGFWGKEGFRYVNKRQTSLILIDPSAE; encoded by the coding sequence ATGCGTTATTTACTAGGTTTTATACTTTGTATGCTCACTTTTAGTGCTCATACCCAAATACTTTCAGAAAAAGATCGCGCCTCTGTTCGCGATGAGATACTTGCGGAGCGATTTGATAAGCTTCTGCCAGTCTTGATGGATCGAGCTGAAGTTGATATGTGGGTGATCATTTCAAGAGAATATAATGAGGACCCTGTGATGAAAACTATGCTTCCTTCCACCTGGCTAAATGCGAGAAGACGAACCATGCTGGTGTTTTCCAGAAAGGGAGATTCTATAGAAAAACTTGCGGTCGCCCGTTATAATATTGGCGATGCCATCAAGTCTGCCTGGGACAAGGAGAAGCAGCCCGATCAATGGAAAGCACTCGCAGATATAATTAGCTCACGAAATCCAGAAAAAATCGGGATCAATATTTCTGATAATTATGGTCTTGCAGACGGATTGGTCAAAACCGATTATGAGGAACTTCTAAAAAGTTTGCCGCAAGAATATCATTCGAGGTTGATTTCTGCGGAAGATCTTGCCGTAGGATGGATAGAAACCCGGACTCTTAAAGAGATGCTATTATTTAGTTCACTCGTTGAGCTAACACACGAGCTCATTGAAGAAGCTTTTAGTACTCAGGTGATAGAACCGGGCGTAACGACTACAGATGACGTGGTCTGGTGGTTACGACAAAAAGTGACCGATCTGGGACTGGAAACCTGGTTTCATCCAACCGTGGATATTCAGAGGAGCAACGAGCAACTTGTGGATCATATCACTGCATTCAGTGATGAAAACCGAAGCGATATTATTCTGAAAGGAGATCTGCTTCATTGTGACTTCGGAATTTCATATTTGGGTTTGAATACAGATTGCCAGCAGATGGCTTATGTTCTTCAGGATACCGAAACTGAAGCTCCACAATTCTTACAGAAAGCCCTGACAAAAGGAAACAGGTTGCAGGATATTCTAACTGAAAATTTTAAAACTGGCATAACAGGAAATGAAATTCTGGCTGCGAGTCTGGAAAAGGCAAAAGCTGAAGGTTTAAAACCCTCGATCTATACACATCCACTGGGGCTTTACGGGCATTCTGCAGGACCAACCATTGGAATGTGGGATCAACAAGGTGGAGTTCCTGGGACTGGGGACTACCCACTTTATGAGGACACGGCCTATGCAATTGAATTAAATACTGAAGTGAACATTCCAGAATGGGATAAGGATATAAGAATCATGCTGGAAGAAGCAGGGTTCTGGGGAAAAGAAGGCTTTCGATACGTGAATAAGAGACAGACGTCTTTAATTTTGATAGATCCCTCTGCGGAATAA